Proteins encoded within one genomic window of Carboxydocella sporoproducens DSM 16521:
- a CDS encoding DctP family TRAP transporter solute-binding subunit, protein MRKLLLVILVLAFLAGGCQTPARDFEQVSSQEKVILKFSHVVGDNTPKGRAARRWAQLVQERSRGRVEIQVFPNSTLYKDGEELAAVQKGYVQIIAPATSKLTEFSPVWQLLDLPFYYEDIDAVHRLLDGPVGEKLKQSLFARNLLVLAYWDNGFKVMAANRPLVKVSDFRDLNFRIMNSPMLAKQFRRLGANPVAMAFSDVYSALEKGQVEGSENPPSNLYSKKFYQLQKYITLSNHGYVGYAVVVNKSQWEALDQKIRQLLLDTLQEVTIWERQEAFKQNLEDLERIRRAQGTKIIELTPEQRKEWQRILMPLREELAQEIGEDWF, encoded by the coding sequence ATGCGCAAGTTATTGCTGGTAATATTAGTGCTTGCTTTTCTGGCCGGAGGATGTCAAACTCCGGCCAGAGATTTTGAGCAGGTAAGCAGTCAGGAAAAAGTTATTCTTAAATTTTCTCATGTCGTAGGGGATAATACCCCCAAGGGTCGGGCGGCCCGGCGCTGGGCCCAGCTGGTGCAGGAGCGCAGCCGGGGCAGAGTGGAAATCCAGGTTTTCCCCAATTCCACTTTGTATAAGGATGGGGAGGAGCTGGCGGCTGTGCAGAAGGGTTATGTCCAGATTATTGCTCCTGCCACCAGTAAACTGACGGAATTCAGTCCGGTCTGGCAATTGCTGGACTTGCCTTTTTATTATGAAGATATCGATGCTGTTCACCGTTTGCTGGATGGGCCGGTAGGTGAAAAACTGAAACAATCTCTCTTTGCCCGAAATCTGCTGGTGCTAGCTTACTGGGATAATGGTTTCAAGGTAATGGCAGCCAATCGGCCGCTGGTAAAAGTCAGCGATTTCCGGGATTTGAATTTCCGGATCATGAACAGCCCCATGCTGGCAAAACAATTCCGGCGTCTGGGGGCCAATCCCGTTGCTATGGCTTTCAGTGACGTTTACTCGGCCCTGGAGAAGGGACAGGTGGAAGGCAGTGAAAATCCCCCTTCCAATCTTTATTCCAAAAAATTTTACCAGTTGCAGAAATATATAACCTTGAGTAATCACGGTTATGTGGGTTATGCCGTAGTTGTTAACAAGAGCCAGTGGGAAGCTCTGGATCAAAAAATCAGACAGCTGCTCCTGGATACTTTGCAGGAAGTCACTATCTGGGAACGACAGGAAGCGTTTAAACAAAATCTGGAGGATCTGGAAAGAATACGTCGGGCGCAGGGTACTAAAATCATTGAGCTTACTCCTGAACAAAGAAAAGAATGGCAGCGGATTCTAATGCCTTTGCGAGAAGAATTGGCCCAGGAAATCGGTGAAGATTGGTTTTAG
- a CDS encoding TRAP transporter small permease, with translation MEKFMKRFIALYEAIEDYLSGGLIFLGLTLVMVNVVLRYVTGKPESILDEYSVYLIVWGAMIGFAVALRDDHHIKVDMLYRLLPLGVKRVVTIFAHLVGLAFAGAITVFGTKLVMTYKLLGQGSADSQTPLWIVSLVLPLSGIMLAIRYLDKIHDVFKNGGRDWAAAEEGGRGHDSNDNYHSAI, from the coding sequence ATGGAAAAGTTTATGAAGAGATTCATTGCCTTGTATGAAGCAATAGAGGATTATCTGTCCGGTGGATTAATCTTCCTGGGTCTGACCCTGGTTATGGTCAATGTCGTTTTGCGTTATGTAACCGGTAAACCGGAATCCATTTTAGATGAATATTCGGTTTATCTGATTGTCTGGGGGGCAATGATCGGTTTTGCTGTGGCCCTGCGGGATGATCATCATATTAAGGTGGATATGCTGTACCGTCTTTTGCCATTAGGGGTAAAGCGAGTGGTCACCATTTTCGCACATCTGGTGGGGCTGGCTTTTGCCGGGGCTATAACCGTGTTTGGCACCAAACTGGTAATGACTTATAAACTGCTGGGCCAGGGCTCTGCGGATAGTCAGACTCCCCTCTGGATTGTCTCCCTGGTCCTGCCGCTCAGCGGTATCATGCTGGCTATTCGTTATCTGGACAAAATTCACGATGTTTTCAAAAATGGCGGCCGGGATTGGGCAGCGGCTGAGGAAGGAGGCAGGGGCCATGACAGTAATGACAACTACCATTCTGCTATTTAG
- a CDS encoding response regulator: MVQPLRVLLIEDDPMVVEVNQSFINMIPGFQVIGALRQGSRAVEEIRYLHPDLVILDIYLPDTNGIQVIQQIRSTALPVDVIAITAAQDSETVQQMLRFGVVDYLIKPFKFERLKQALETYLERRKQLISKEQVDQKDIDQLAVPVIVQEKLKHTELPKGLNLFTLEQVLTCLRQKAIPLTAEEVAELVGVARVTARRYLEYLEKEELIQKEIQYGSVGRPVHRYFLR, from the coding sequence ATGGTGCAACCTCTGCGCGTATTGCTGATTGAAGATGACCCCATGGTGGTAGAGGTGAACCAGAGCTTTATCAATATGATTCCCGGCTTTCAGGTGATAGGGGCATTGCGGCAGGGGAGCAGGGCAGTGGAGGAAATCCGGTACCTGCACCCCGACCTGGTGATTCTGGATATCTATCTGCCGGATACGAATGGTATCCAGGTAATTCAGCAGATCCGCAGTACAGCCTTACCGGTGGACGTCATAGCCATTACCGCGGCCCAGGATAGTGAGACAGTTCAGCAGATGTTGCGCTTCGGGGTAGTGGATTATTTAATTAAGCCTTTTAAATTTGAGCGGCTGAAACAGGCCCTGGAAACCTATCTGGAGCGACGCAAACAGCTGATCAGCAAGGAGCAGGTGGACCAGAAGGATATCGATCAGCTGGCAGTGCCGGTGATTGTTCAGGAAAAGCTCAAGCATACTGAGCTGCCGAAAGGCTTGAACTTATTTACCCTGGAACAAGTGCTTACCTGTCTCAGACAAAAAGCCATCCCTCTGACGGCTGAAGAGGTAGCGGAACTGGTGGGGGTGGCCCGGGTGACTGCAAGACGCTACCTGGAATATTTGGAGAAAGAGGAATTGATACAAAAAGAGATTCAGTATGGTTCAGTGGGCAGACCGGTTCACCGCTATTTTTTGCGGTGA
- a CDS encoding TRAP transporter large permease gives MTVMTTTILLFSLFIILFLLNVPIAVSLGTAASIILFLGGKFSLYMIVQRMFSALLAPPLIAIPAFVMAGVLMSRGGIAKYLIAALRAWIGHLPGGLSVVTILACAIFAAISGSSPATAAAIGALMLPAMIEGGYPKRYAMGLIAASGTLGILIPPSVTLIIYGITVEESIGKLFMGGLLPGLFMALVLIISAIFYAKKNGFGRGEKATMAERWRATFKALPGAFLPVFILGSIYSGIVTPTEAAVLSVFYTIIVSVFVYREFSWKDIRPVLREATNTISMIYLVIAAAMVFSLYITDAQVPNLVGEWIKTANLNKFTFFLVCNLMFFIMGTFLEAVSITLITLPILLPMIEHLGIDLIQFAIVMTVNMELAMITPPVGLNLFVVSNMARERLEEVVKGVVPFIVLMIAVMILLMVWPDISLYIPRVLMAD, from the coding sequence ATGACAGTAATGACAACTACCATTCTGCTATTTAGTCTGTTTATTATCCTCTTTCTTTTGAATGTGCCCATTGCCGTCAGTCTTGGTACAGCGGCCAGTATTATCCTTTTCCTGGGTGGCAAGTTTTCGTTGTATATGATTGTACAGCGGATGTTCTCCGCTTTGCTGGCACCGCCCCTGATTGCCATTCCCGCTTTCGTGATGGCAGGGGTGCTAATGTCCCGCGGCGGTATTGCCAAATATTTAATTGCTGCATTGAGGGCCTGGATCGGCCATCTGCCCGGCGGTCTCTCGGTGGTAACCATTCTGGCCTGTGCCATTTTCGCCGCTATTTCCGGCTCTTCCCCGGCGACGGCAGCGGCTATTGGTGCCCTGATGCTACCGGCGATGATTGAAGGCGGTTACCCCAAGCGCTATGCCATGGGTCTGATTGCCGCTTCCGGTACCCTGGGTATTCTCATTCCTCCCAGTGTGACATTGATCATCTACGGGATCACTGTGGAAGAGTCCATCGGCAAGCTGTTCATGGGCGGTCTGTTACCGGGACTGTTCATGGCCCTGGTCCTGATTATCAGTGCTATCTTTTATGCTAAAAAGAATGGTTTTGGCCGTGGCGAAAAGGCTACGATGGCGGAAAGATGGCGGGCTACTTTTAAAGCATTGCCCGGGGCGTTTTTGCCGGTATTTATTCTGGGCAGCATCTACTCCGGTATCGTAACTCCCACTGAAGCTGCCGTGTTATCGGTCTTTTACACTATTATCGTTTCAGTTTTTGTCTATCGGGAGTTTAGCTGGAAGGATATTCGTCCGGTTTTGCGGGAAGCCACCAATACCATCTCCATGATCTATCTGGTCATCGCTGCTGCCATGGTTTTCAGTCTTTATATTACTGATGCTCAGGTGCCCAATCTGGTAGGGGAATGGATTAAAACTGCCAATCTGAATAAATTTACTTTCTTCCTGGTTTGCAACCTGATGTTCTTTATCATGGGCACCTTCCTGGAAGCGGTATCCATTACTCTCATTACTTTGCCCATTTTGCTACCGATGATCGAGCATCTGGGGATTGACCTGATACAGTTCGCCATTGTTATGACTGTAAACATGGAGCTGGCTATGATTACTCCCCCGGTTGGTCTTAACCTCTTCGTGGTCAGCAATATGGCCAGAGAACGGCTGGAGGAAGTGGTCAAAGGGGTTGTGCCCTTTATCGTATTGATGATTGCTGTAATGATATTGCTTATGGTTTGGCCCGATATTTCCCTCTATATTCCACGAGTGTTGATGGCAGATTAA
- a CDS encoding PAS domain-containing protein, whose translation MTIRLRTKMTLLAFLIVMFSVTIVAVVVSWQSVQDFRSELGRRALAIGRTVAQSPLIQQNVGRPGAEKIIQPYVERIRLATNVDYIVVLDMNKKRLSHPVANRIGTIFAGGDEGPAFADNEYTSLAVGVNGEAVRAFVPIKDERGIAQVGVVVVGILTPSLGEVLLEWKSSIYLTMILALFAGAIGAFYLAAHVKQAIFGLEPEEIAALMEEREAILAAINEGIIAIDRENRITLINPAARQILGIAEEELLGRPINEVIPNTALPEVISTGSSQFNQELVFNRKIIVSNRLPIRWREKIIGAVAVFRDKSEVRRLAEELTGVKKFVEALRVQNHENLNKLHTIAGLIQLHRYQEALDYIFRITEQQQEITAFLTRQVKDPAIAGLLLGKMGRAKELNIRFELDRKSELKTLPANLTASDIVLIMGNLLENAMEAVLPCQQEKRWVKCGIKQDQKELILWVADGGPGLIDVDFDRYFQLGYSTKRPEGRGLGLYLIKQQAENAGGKIILRSRPQQGTLFLVKFSYEGVMDGATSARIAD comes from the coding sequence ATGACTATACGCTTGCGGACCAAAATGACCCTGCTGGCTTTTCTGATCGTCATGTTTTCGGTAACCATTGTGGCGGTGGTAGTGAGCTGGCAATCAGTTCAGGATTTTCGTTCTGAACTGGGGCGGCGGGCCCTGGCCATTGGCCGCACCGTGGCCCAATCTCCTTTGATTCAGCAAAATGTCGGGCGTCCGGGGGCAGAAAAAATTATTCAGCCTTATGTGGAACGGATTCGGCTGGCTACCAATGTAGATTATATTGTGGTACTGGATATGAACAAAAAGCGCTTATCCCATCCGGTGGCCAATCGGATCGGCACGATTTTTGCCGGTGGAGATGAGGGACCGGCCTTTGCCGATAATGAATATACTTCTCTGGCAGTGGGAGTCAACGGGGAAGCTGTGCGTGCCTTTGTCCCGATTAAGGATGAACGGGGCATTGCCCAGGTGGGAGTAGTAGTGGTGGGGATTTTGACCCCTTCCCTGGGGGAAGTGCTGCTGGAGTGGAAAAGCAGTATATATCTGACGATGATCCTCGCCCTGTTCGCTGGTGCTATTGGTGCTTTTTATCTGGCTGCTCATGTCAAGCAGGCCATTTTTGGCCTGGAACCGGAGGAAATCGCCGCTTTGATGGAAGAAAGGGAGGCGATCCTGGCGGCTATTAATGAAGGAATTATCGCTATCGACCGGGAAAATCGCATTACCTTGATTAATCCTGCGGCCCGACAAATTCTGGGCATAGCAGAGGAAGAATTGCTGGGACGTCCAATAAATGAGGTTATCCCCAATACCGCACTGCCGGAAGTGATCAGCACCGGAAGCAGTCAATTCAATCAGGAACTGGTATTTAACCGCAAGATCATTGTTTCCAATCGCTTGCCCATCCGCTGGCGGGAGAAAATCATCGGGGCGGTAGCGGTGTTTCGGGATAAGTCGGAAGTAAGGCGGCTGGCGGAAGAATTAACCGGGGTGAAAAAGTTTGTCGAGGCCCTGCGGGTGCAGAACCACGAAAACCTGAATAAGCTCCATACCATCGCCGGGTTAATCCAGCTTCATCGTTATCAGGAGGCGCTGGATTATATCTTCCGCATTACGGAACAGCAACAGGAAATCACAGCTTTTCTTACGCGACAGGTCAAAGATCCGGCTATTGCCGGGCTGTTGCTGGGCAAAATGGGTCGGGCCAAGGAACTGAATATCCGGTTTGAACTGGACCGAAAATCAGAGTTAAAGACCCTGCCAGCCAATTTGACTGCCAGTGACATCGTGCTGATTATGGGGAACCTGCTGGAAAACGCTATGGAAGCAGTATTACCCTGCCAGCAGGAAAAGCGCTGGGTGAAATGCGGGATCAAACAGGATCAAAAGGAATTGATACTCTGGGTGGCCGATGGGGGCCCGGGTCTGATTGATGTGGATTTTGACCGCTATTTTCAGCTGGGGTATTCTACCAAACGGCCAGAGGGGAGAGGGCTGGGCCTGTATTTAATCAAACAGCAGGCGGAAAACGCCGGAGGTAAAATTATTTTGCGCTCACGGCCCCAGCAGGGAACCCTTTTTCTGGTTAAATTCAGTTATGAGGGGGTAATGGATGGTGCAACCTCTGCGCGTATTGCTGATTGA
- a CDS encoding TRAP transporter substrate-binding protein yields the protein MKNFWRKAAALALSGLLAFGLAGCGSGGEKSSQGEQKKDEPIVIKFSHVVKETTPKGQAALKFKELVEQKTGGKVKVEVYPSSQLYGDKEELEALVANNVQMIAPSATKLVGLNPAYQIVDMPFIFKNDQAALNFYNGPVGQKLLTSLEDKGILGLAWWPNGAKHFTNSKRPLKRPEDFKGLKFRTQSGGVLDAQFKALGAGSQTIPFGEVYPALQNGTVDGQENTFNNIDTQKYIEVQKYLTVSGHGRIDYVVLVNKSFWDSIPEDLRSKVKEAMDEATKLATELSDKQNKESFEKIKQSGKVEIYELTEADRAEFVKAMEPVYREYESKIGKEIMDAARNAQ from the coding sequence ATGAAAAATTTCTGGCGTAAGGCTGCTGCGCTTGCCCTCTCAGGTCTACTGGCTTTCGGTCTGGCCGGCTGTGGCTCCGGGGGTGAAAAGAGCAGCCAGGGGGAACAGAAAAAGGATGAGCCCATTGTTATCAAATTTTCCCATGTGGTAAAGGAAACCACTCCCAAAGGGCAGGCTGCTCTCAAATTCAAGGAGCTGGTGGAACAGAAAACCGGCGGCAAAGTCAAGGTAGAAGTATATCCTTCTTCCCAGCTCTATGGTGACAAGGAAGAGCTGGAAGCCCTGGTGGCCAACAATGTGCAAATGATCGCTCCTTCTGCAACCAAACTGGTGGGTTTAAATCCGGCATACCAGATTGTTGATATGCCTTTTATCTTCAAGAACGATCAGGCTGCCTTAAACTTCTACAATGGACCGGTAGGACAAAAATTGCTGACCAGTCTGGAAGACAAAGGCATTCTCGGTTTGGCCTGGTGGCCCAATGGTGCCAAGCATTTTACCAACTCCAAGCGTCCTCTGAAGCGGCCGGAAGACTTCAAGGGGCTGAAGTTCCGGACCCAATCCGGCGGGGTGCTGGATGCCCAGTTTAAAGCCCTGGGGGCTGGTTCCCAGACCATTCCCTTCGGTGAAGTTTATCCGGCTCTGCAGAATGGTACTGTGGATGGTCAGGAAAATACCTTCAATAATATTGATACCCAGAAATACATTGAAGTTCAGAAGTATCTGACTGTCTCTGGCCATGGTCGCATAGATTATGTGGTGCTGGTTAATAAGTCCTTCTGGGACAGCATTCCCGAAGATCTGCGTTCTAAGGTTAAAGAAGCCATGGATGAAGCAACAAAACTGGCCACTGAGCTCTCCGATAAACAGAATAAGGAAAGTTTCGAAAAAATCAAACAGAGCGGTAAAGTGGAAATTTATGAACTGACTGAAGCCGACCGGGCAGAATTTGTGAAAGCAATGGAACCTGTCTACAGGGAATATGAAAGCAAAATCGGCAAGGAAATCATGGATGCCGCCCGGAATGCTCAATAA